The following proteins come from a genomic window of Solwaraspora sp. WMMA2065:
- a CDS encoding nucleotidyl transferase AbiEii/AbiGii toxin family protein encodes MNTDNPYRSPAAFRSAIDTKLKAVARDSDRPFVELRREFLYQRFLARVFDDSESAWVLKGGIGLLTRLPGARHSRDIDLLHLTSDPVEAEAELRRIGRRDLGDHLRFEVRRSIPLSVEDALRLKTEAYTGATKWESFDIDVSCERHFVASVEPILPTPVLQIDSIPALPPFRLYPLVDQIADKITAMYETHGGVPSNRYRDLVDLVLLVDIEQLDAGLLSSALAQRVRYARSPVTLPDAMCSPGQGWPEGYRAAARRSSLPADLHRIEAALQHVGRCLDPILGRQVPRGRWTPSSRRWITDAP; translated from the coding sequence ATGAACACCGATAACCCGTACCGATCCCCGGCTGCGTTCCGATCCGCGATCGACACCAAGCTGAAAGCCGTCGCCCGCGACAGCGATCGCCCGTTCGTCGAGCTCCGCCGCGAGTTTCTGTACCAACGGTTCCTCGCCCGTGTGTTCGACGACAGCGAGTCAGCCTGGGTGCTCAAGGGCGGGATCGGGCTGCTTACCAGGCTGCCTGGGGCGCGACACAGCCGCGATATCGACCTCCTTCACCTCACCAGCGACCCGGTCGAGGCCGAGGCTGAGCTGCGCCGCATCGGCCGCCGTGACCTCGGGGACCACCTGCGCTTCGAGGTACGCCGATCAATACCGCTGTCCGTGGAGGACGCCCTCCGGTTGAAGACCGAGGCCTACACCGGTGCGACAAAGTGGGAGAGCTTCGACATCGACGTCTCCTGCGAGCGCCACTTCGTGGCCTCTGTCGAGCCGATTCTGCCAACCCCGGTATTGCAGATCGACAGCATCCCGGCGCTTCCACCGTTTCGGCTCTACCCGCTGGTCGACCAAATTGCTGACAAGATCACCGCGATGTACGAGACGCACGGCGGCGTCCCCTCGAACCGCTACCGGGACCTGGTCGACCTGGTCCTGCTGGTCGATATCGAGCAACTGGACGCAGGCCTGCTCAGCTCCGCGCTGGCCCAACGTGTCCGGTACGCCCGGAGCCCGGTGACGTTGCCCGACGCGATGTGCTCGCCAGGGCAAGGCTGGCCAGAGGGTTACCGCGCCGCAGCCCGGCGCAGCTCGCTGCCCGCCGACCTGCACCGCATCGAAGCCGCGTTGCAGCACGTCGGGCGATGTCTCGATCCCATTCTGGGCCGTCAGGTGCCCCGCGGCCGGTGGACGCCGTCCAGTCGCCGGTGGATCACGGATGCCCCCTGA
- a CDS encoding phosphotransferase — protein MLTPPEALPEETVGRPAARMVLTHGEPHPGNTMRTVDGWRLIDWDTALVAHRSGTCGIWSRATDRSRRRTYP, from the coding sequence GTGTTGACGCCGCCGGAGGCGCTGCCCGAAGAGACGGTGGGGCGGCCCGCCGCCCGGATGGTGCTGACCCACGGTGAGCCGCACCCGGGCAACACGATGCGTACCGTCGACGGGTGGCGGCTGATCGACTGGGACACGGCGCTGGTCGCCCACCGGAGCGGGACCTGTGGCATCTGGAGCCGGGCGACGGATCGATCACGGCGGCGTACGTACCCGTAG
- a CDS encoding type IV toxin-antitoxin system AbiEi family antitoxin domain-containing protein, whose product MNRTNSTALAGVASDQWGMISTAQAAHLGITAVRLASMARAGELDRLAHGVYRLAGTPPDPHDDLRAAWIALDPRRTAAERIAAGPTEIVSHRSAAELQRLGNLDADLLEFTTIVRRQTRRTDVLLRRGTFDDTDWTLVDGLPTTTPLRTLRDLAASRADRGHLAGAVRDAVTQHSVPLTDISAELAPFAGSYGAVAGNGESLVDILLAESGIPADALDLVERLARQIVQLSTAHNLDPLRAVLHQLNRQRPADVPRKPDEHR is encoded by the coding sequence GTGAACCGGACAAATTCGACAGCTCTGGCCGGCGTCGCCAGCGACCAGTGGGGCATGATCAGCACAGCACAGGCCGCGCATCTCGGGATCACCGCAGTCAGGCTGGCCAGCATGGCTCGTGCCGGAGAGCTTGACCGGCTCGCCCATGGCGTCTACCGCCTGGCAGGCACCCCTCCCGACCCGCACGACGACCTACGGGCGGCGTGGATCGCCCTCGACCCGCGCCGAACCGCAGCGGAACGAATCGCGGCCGGCCCCACCGAGATCGTCTCCCACCGGTCAGCCGCAGAGCTACAACGACTCGGCAACCTGGACGCCGATCTGCTGGAGTTCACCACGATCGTCCGTCGCCAGACCCGCCGCACGGACGTCCTACTCCGCAGAGGCACCTTCGACGACACGGACTGGACTCTCGTCGACGGCCTGCCGACAACCACACCGCTGCGTACCCTGCGGGACCTCGCGGCCAGCCGTGCCGATCGCGGACACCTCGCCGGTGCCGTCCGGGACGCCGTCACGCAACACAGCGTGCCGCTCACCGACATCTCGGCAGAGCTGGCACCCTTCGCAGGGTCCTACGGCGCGGTCGCGGGCAACGGCGAAAGCCTCGTCGACATCCTACTCGCTGAGTCAGGCATCCCAGCGGACGCGCTGGACCTCGTCGAGCGCCTGGCCAGGCAGATCGTCCAACTGAGCACGGCCCACAACCTGGACCCGCTGCGGGCCGTGCTCCATCAACTAAACCGGCAGCGACCTGCCGACGTACCGAGAAAGCCTGATGAACACCGATAA